In Suncus etruscus isolate mSunEtr1 chromosome 9, mSunEtr1.pri.cur, whole genome shotgun sequence, the genomic window ttttttgatttgtttaatGCTCAGGCACTTTATTGGCCCTTTTTGGAGTAAGGTGAAGGCAGGTAGCTTCATTTGGTGAAGGAAATATCAAGAGAGGTGCTGAGCTCTAGGaatgaagttattttttgtttgtttgtttgtttgttttatgggatGCCAAACGTCAGTTTTATTTAGGCATAAATTACATAAAGTATGACTGGGTTTTGACAAAGGCCATCTTGTAGTTCAGTCCAGGTAATCGGGCAAACCCCCTTGACAGCAGGAAGGTGTTATCGCTAAGTTACCAGAATTGACAGAGACTGTTCTTCTATTCCCTGGTTCAGAGTTAAAAACTTCAACTGGCATACTAATGCTAGGGACTACTTTGTCCAAAGAAACCgcttataaatttaataaaactgcATCCTTCCCTAAACCAAAATCTGCTTGCTAACTGCTATCTTTTAAAGCCCATACAACATTAAACACATCACATCTCTGAGAAGTGTTAATTTTGCTAATAAATGACAAAGCAATGAAATATACAGTATTCCACTCTCCTCCCTAGCAGATGAACTTCCAAAAATTGATCACttacaatattttatcttttattgttaCATTTAATGTATTATATAGATTATACTCTTGATTGAAAAAGGGCAGCTGTGAAATTTCTAGAATACTGCAATAGTCAAGATCCAAGTAAAGGCACTGTTACTTGAAATTcagcttttatttaaatttaaaacaattcttaAAAAATTGTACTTGAGCACAAACGACTACTGTGTAAGGCAAGAAGTATTCTATGCTAACAAGACCAGATTTAACTTTGGAGTTTAGTCTTCAAATTATaaagaatgaagaggaaaaaataagattatttacaGAAAATATCTACACATGAACCTAAAAGGTACAAATTTGGTGACAAAAGATACTTGAGTAAATGCTGGCATCTCAGAAGCTGTTCTCAAAGAACctgtttcattttgttgaatCATAAGAACATTTAAGATCTTTCTTCATCCTCAGTCTTGGGAGCCAGATAGTACTTTAAATGTCCCATATCGGCAATTTTATACTCTACAACCAGGGGAACATCCACAGACATGCTGAGTGTCACTGTAGAAGAGAGTGGAGTAGCTTTTGTGAAGAAGTTCAGATACCTTAGTGCGAAAGTTAGCTGGACTGGTTCATGCATGTGGAAGGTAACAGCTTCCTCTTCTTTATCAACGTTACTTGTCTGTGACAACTTAATATTTCCATTTCTAAGCTCTCCACTTGCAGAAAATTCCACTCCATCTTTTGCACAAGAAATTACCACAGCATCTCCAATATGACTGAGATCTCGGCATATGT contains:
- the LOC126018296 gene encoding LOW QUALITY PROTEIN: proliferating cell nuclear antigen-like (The sequence of the model RefSeq protein was modified relative to this genomic sequence to represent the inferred CDS: inserted 2 bases in 1 codon), encoding MRSEGLDTYRCHRNLAMGVNLTSMSKILKCAGNEDIITLRAEDNADTLALVFEAPNQEKVSDYEMKLMDLDVEQLGIPEEEYSCVXSGEFAHICRDLSHIGDAVVISCAKDGVEFSASGELRNGNIKLSQTSNVDKEEEAVTFHMHEPVQLTFALRYLNFFTKATPLSSTVTLSMSVDVPLVVEYKIADMGHLKYYLAPKTEDEERS